The following proteins come from a genomic window of Microcoleus sp. bin38.metabat.b11b12b14.051:
- a CDS encoding universal stress protein: MNLKTILARFESALGYQNLTEKMVLLPEPKAPISKKSKLTKTTKGINFIVGYNSSPQSQTALDITMWMAHQTRLVTTKEVTVQVVYVLDESPSSDHEDTCSLGVETPRAIGQKPSDLEEISALKCAAPAIALPAAEIQSVSQRETWIDPPYFRAIFCGNNEYEVADKLLWQARCLAEEWRGLFKAHLRIGRVATELRNVVELESANLLFLGCNSANHPLVKQLGKKFPCCVLGIPEQLSYPRDLAPEESLSKLQFATAMPAR, encoded by the coding sequence GTGAATCTCAAAACAATTTTAGCGCGTTTTGAAAGTGCATTAGGATACCAAAACTTAACGGAAAAAATGGTGTTACTGCCGGAGCCAAAAGCACCAATTTCTAAAAAGTCAAAATTGACAAAGACGACAAAAGGTATCAACTTTATTGTCGGTTACAATAGCTCTCCTCAAAGTCAAACTGCTCTCGACATTACAATGTGGATGGCGCATCAAACTCGTTTGGTAACAACAAAAGAAGTCACGGTGCAAGTCGTCTACGTGCTCGATGAATCGCCCAGCAGTGATCACGAAGATACTTGTAGTTTGGGTGTAGAAACTCCCCGGGCGATCGGGCAAAAACCATCGGATTTAGAGGAAATATCTGCCCTGAAGTGTGCAGCACCTGCGATCGCTTTGCCTGCTGCGGAAATCCAATCGGTATCGCAGCGGGAAACTTGGATCGATCCGCCTTATTTTCGAGCAATTTTTTGTGGAAACAATGAGTATGAGGTAGCAGATAAATTGTTGTGGCAAGCCCGCTGTTTGGCTGAGGAATGGCGCGGTTTATTTAAAGCTCACTTGCGGATCGGCCGGGTAGCCACAGAATTGAGAAATGTCGTAGAATTAGAATCAGCAAATTTATTGTTTTTGGGCTGCAATTCTGCCAATCACCCGCTCGTCAAGCAACTGGGAAAAAAATTTCCCTGCTGCGTGCTCGGCATTCCTGAACAACTCAGCTATCCGAGGGATTTGGCACCTGAAGAAAGTTTGAGCAAGTTGCAGTTTGCTACAGCTATGCCTGCACGCTAA
- the ndhK gene encoding photosynthetic/respiratory NAD(P)H-quinone oxidoreductase subunit K, whose translation MVLSSDTSQKSLIVNPAERPQVTSELSENVILTTVDDIYNWARLSSLWPLLYGTACCFIEFAALIGSRFDFDRFGLVPRSSPRQADLLITAGTITMKYAPILVRLYEQMPEPKYVIAMGACTITGGMFSVDSPTAVRGVDKLIPVDVYIPGCPPRPEAIIDAIIKLRKKIANDSMQERANLLPTHRYYTRPHKMKVVDDILDGKYLSIPGRIAPPKELTEAMGMPVPPALLSVQKQEVPRG comes from the coding sequence ATGGTCTTAAGTTCAGATACATCACAAAAATCCCTAATTGTCAATCCCGCAGAGCGGCCGCAAGTCACATCCGAACTATCAGAAAACGTCATCCTAACCACGGTTGATGACATCTATAACTGGGCGAGACTTTCGAGCCTGTGGCCGCTGCTGTACGGCACGGCTTGCTGCTTCATCGAGTTTGCAGCTTTGATCGGATCGCGCTTTGACTTTGACAGATTCGGCTTAGTACCGCGATCGAGCCCGCGGCAAGCCGACTTGTTAATCACCGCCGGTACAATTACCATGAAGTACGCCCCCATCTTGGTGCGGCTGTACGAACAAATGCCCGAGCCCAAATACGTCATCGCCATGGGCGCCTGCACGATCACCGGCGGAATGTTCAGCGTAGACTCCCCCACAGCAGTCAGAGGCGTTGACAAACTGATTCCCGTAGATGTCTACATCCCCGGCTGTCCTCCCCGTCCCGAAGCGATTATTGACGCAATTATCAAACTGCGTAAAAAAATCGCCAACGACTCGATGCAAGAACGTGCAAACTTGCTACCGACTCATCGCTACTACACCAGACCCCACAAAATGAAAGTAGTAGACGACATTTTGGACGGCAAATATTTGTCAATTCCCGGCCGCATAGCCCCACCCAAGGAATTGACGGAAGCCATGGGAATGCCCGTACCGCCCGCCCTGCTTTCCGTACAAAAACAGGAGGTACCACGTGGCTGA
- the ndhC gene encoding photosynthetic/respiratory NAD(P)H-quinone oxidoreductase subunit C, protein MFALSGYEYFLGFLLISSLVPILALTASKVLRPKSRPYDRRTTYESGVEPIGGAWIQFNIRYYMFALVFVIFDVETVFLYPWAVAFNQLGLLAFIEALFFITILVIALVYAWRKGALEWS, encoded by the coding sequence GTGTTTGCACTTAGCGGCTACGAGTATTTCTTAGGCTTCCTGTTAATTTCGAGCCTAGTGCCTATCCTCGCCCTCACGGCGTCTAAGGTACTGCGGCCCAAAAGTCGTCCCTACGACCGACGCACTACCTACGAATCTGGCGTCGAGCCGATCGGCGGAGCCTGGATTCAGTTCAACATCCGATATTATATGTTCGCCCTGGTCTTCGTCATCTTCGACGTAGAGACCGTCTTCCTTTACCCTTGGGCGGTTGCTTTCAACCAGCTAGGACTGTTGGCTTTCATCGAAGCCTTGTTTTTCATCACGATCCTCGTTATTGCTCTTGTCTATGCGTGGCGCAAAGGAGCCTTAGAATGGTCTTAA
- a CDS encoding NAD(P)H-quinone oxidoreductase subunit J: MAETESAIVEAGKVSQWLTQNGFEHEALAPDNLGVEILKVDREFLIPMSTALYAYGFNYMQCQCAYDQGPGEYLVSVYHLAKLTDNASHPEEVRVKVFIPRSDPRVPSVYWIWKAADFQERESYDMYGIIYEGHPNLKRILMNEDWVGWPLRKDYISPDFYELQDAY, translated from the coding sequence GTGGCTGAGACAGAATCTGCGATTGTTGAAGCTGGGAAGGTTTCTCAGTGGTTGACTCAGAATGGCTTTGAACACGAAGCTTTAGCGCCCGATAATTTGGGTGTAGAGATACTAAAGGTCGATCGAGAATTCCTAATTCCGATGTCAACAGCACTGTACGCCTACGGCTTCAATTATATGCAGTGCCAGTGCGCCTACGACCAAGGCCCTGGAGAATATTTAGTCAGCGTCTACCACTTGGCCAAGCTGACAGATAATGCTTCCCATCCCGAAGAAGTCCGGGTCAAAGTATTCATCCCCCGCTCCGATCCCAGAGTACCATCAGTCTACTGGATTTGGAAAGCAGCAGATTTCCAAGAACGGGAATCCTACGATATGTACGGCATTATCTACGAAGGACATCCGAATCTGAAACGGATTTTGATGAACGAAGATTGGGTAGGCTGGCCGCTGCGGAAAGATTACATTTCCCCCGACTTTTACGAATTGCAAGATGCCTATTAA
- the ntrB gene encoding nitrate ABC transporter permease has translation MSVQLNLAAIAVAGQAAWKRAKPVIIRDNVLLPALGFLGIFGLWWIVASFKSDLIPTPYQALIANLDYILHPFYQRGPGDLGIGWLLLASLRRVLLGFGLGAVVAIPLGFLIGMSKPAMMALNPLIQIFKPVSPLAWLPIALSIFNLAEPSAIFVIFITSLWPTIINTALGVSSVSKDYLDVARVLEMPRWRRITKIILPASLPYIFTGLRISLGIAWLVIVAVEMLTGGVGIGFFVWDEWSRLNLSSVFLAVFVIGLTGLLLDWAVGKIQELVTHRSIESH, from the coding sequence ATGTCAGTACAACTTAATTTAGCTGCGATCGCCGTTGCCGGACAAGCAGCATGGAAACGAGCAAAACCCGTTATTATTAGAGATAATGTATTGCTGCCGGCGTTAGGTTTTTTGGGGATATTTGGTTTGTGGTGGATTGTTGCCAGCTTCAAAAGCGATTTAATTCCCACTCCATATCAAGCATTAATCGCTAATTTAGATTACATATTGCATCCATTTTACCAGCGCGGGCCCGGAGATTTAGGCATTGGTTGGCTGCTGCTGGCGAGTTTGCGACGGGTGTTGCTAGGATTTGGGTTGGGCGCAGTTGTGGCGATTCCCCTGGGATTTCTGATCGGGATGTCGAAACCGGCGATGATGGCGCTCAACCCGCTGATTCAAATCTTTAAACCGGTGTCGCCGCTGGCTTGGCTGCCGATCGCTCTATCAATCTTTAATTTAGCAGAACCGTCAGCAATTTTTGTCATATTTATTACGTCTTTGTGGCCGACAATTATCAACACAGCTTTAGGAGTCTCTAGCGTTTCCAAGGATTATCTGGATGTGGCGCGAGTATTGGAAATGCCGCGCTGGAGACGGATTACCAAGATAATTTTGCCTGCGAGTTTGCCCTACATTTTTACTGGTTTGCGGATTAGTTTGGGGATTGCTTGGCTGGTGATTGTGGCAGTGGAAATGCTGACTGGTGGTGTAGGAATTGGCTTTTTTGTGTGGGATGAGTGGAGCCGTTTAAATCTAAGTTCGGTATTTTTAGCGGTGTTTGTAATTGGTTTAACTGGATTGCTGCTGGATTGGGCAGTTGGCAAAATTCAGGAATTGGTAACGCATCGATCGATCGAGAGTCATTAG
- a CDS encoding rubredoxin, with translation MSDPATETKTLDRHECRACGYVYNPKKGDPKIDIAPGTAFEDLPMTWVCPVCAARKPMFQNLGQQEGVSGFKANQRYGVGVNGMTEGQKSLLIFGGLVVGFLLLLSMYGLQ, from the coding sequence ATGAGCGATCCAGCCACTGAGACTAAAACCCTTGACCGGCACGAGTGCCGCGCCTGCGGCTACGTCTACAATCCGAAAAAGGGCGATCCTAAAATTGATATTGCCCCGGGCACGGCTTTTGAAGATTTGCCCATGACTTGGGTCTGTCCCGTTTGCGCGGCGCGCAAGCCGATGTTTCAAAACCTCGGTCAGCAGGAAGGAGTTTCGGGATTTAAGGCAAATCAGCGCTACGGTGTCGGTGTGAACGGCATGACTGAAGGTCAGAAAAGTTTGCTAATTTTTGGCGGCTTGGTCGTTGGTTTCTTGTTGTTACTTAGTATGTATGGTTTGCAGTAA
- a CDS encoding ABC transporter substrate-binding protein yields the protein MNNTFNEWKRREFLQGMGAAAAGMALSGCGINADRSAKGLTEEAEAVQPIVNSQTLEKPNLTIGYVPVNDCAPFAIAWKKGFFRKYGLNVKLNREASWATSRDGLIFGRLDASPVVSGAVTNARIGAEGARHAPLCAAMTIHRHGNGMTMNKAMWDFGLRPWHEYNGNFEEFGKQFRAFFDSQPPENKVWAVVLSSAIYEYFVRYISAAAGIDPFKEFRVIIVPPPQMVTNMRIGAMQAYMVAEPWNTRAITGNLGVGFTFAQGKEVWLGHPDRVLGVMQSFIDENPKTYYSLVKAMVEACQFCSKPENRSEIAALLTERSFTGAKPKKGAIDKFTKPGIVGEYNYGGFDEKDRTITSEDTTIFFDIPKNLPQIPGNHSTFLWQSHSIWLMTQAARWGHIKEVPKNADELAKKAWRTDLYRKIVAEMAIDCPKEDYKIEPAEVFIDKKAFDPSDPVGYLKSFEIRADRPQSFFQS from the coding sequence ATGAATAACACATTTAATGAATGGAAGCGCCGAGAGTTTTTGCAAGGAATGGGGGCGGCGGCGGCGGGAATGGCTTTATCGGGTTGTGGAATAAACGCGGATCGATCGGCAAAAGGACTCACTGAAGAAGCCGAAGCTGTGCAGCCGATCGTCAATTCCCAAACCTTAGAAAAACCCAATCTCACCATAGGATACGTACCCGTTAACGATTGTGCACCATTTGCGATCGCCTGGAAGAAAGGATTTTTCCGTAAATACGGCTTAAACGTCAAACTCAACCGCGAAGCAAGCTGGGCAACCTCCCGCGACGGCCTGATTTTCGGGCGCCTCGACGCCTCGCCAGTCGTATCCGGTGCCGTCACCAACGCCCGCATTGGGGCCGAAGGAGCGCGCCACGCACCCCTGTGCGCGGCCATGACAATCCACCGCCACGGTAACGGGATGACGATGAACAAAGCGATGTGGGATTTCGGTTTGCGCCCGTGGCATGAATACAACGGCAATTTTGAAGAATTTGGCAAACAATTTCGCGCCTTTTTTGACAGTCAACCACCGGAAAACAAGGTTTGGGCAGTTGTCTTGAGTTCGGCGATTTACGAATACTTTGTCCGCTATATATCGGCGGCTGCGGGTATCGATCCGTTCAAAGAATTTCGGGTAATTATTGTGCCGCCGCCGCAGATGGTGACGAACATGAGAATTGGTGCGATGCAGGCTTACATGGTAGCTGAACCTTGGAATACGCGGGCAATTACAGGCAATTTGGGAGTGGGTTTTACCTTCGCGCAAGGCAAGGAAGTTTGGTTGGGACATCCCGATCGCGTTTTGGGAGTCATGCAATCATTCATTGACGAAAACCCGAAGACTTATTACTCGCTGGTTAAGGCGATGGTGGAAGCTTGTCAGTTTTGCAGCAAGCCGGAAAATCGCAGTGAAATAGCAGCACTGCTGACGGAGCGATCGTTTACGGGGGCAAAACCGAAAAAAGGGGCGATCGACAAATTTACGAAGCCGGGAATAGTTGGGGAATATAATTATGGTGGGTTTGATGAAAAAGACCGCACCATAACATCGGAAGATACAACTATTTTCTTTGATATTCCGAAGAACTTGCCTCAGATACCGGGAAATCATTCAACCTTTTTGTGGCAGTCTCATAGTATTTGGTTGATGACTCAAGCCGCCCGCTGGGGACACATTAAGGAGGTGCCGAAAAATGCCGATGAATTAGCTAAGAAAGCTTGGAGAACCGACCTTTATCGTAAGATTGTTGCCGAAATGGCGATCGATTGTCCCAAGGAAGATTATAAGATTGAACCTGCGGAAGTTTTTATTGACAAAAAAGCATTCGATCCCAGCGATCCGGTGGGTTATTTGAAGAGTTTTGAAATTCGAGCCGATCGCCCTCAATCTTTTTTTCAGTCTTAA
- a CDS encoding nitrate ABC transporter ATP-binding protein (This model describes the ATP binding subunits of ATP-binding cassette (ABC) transporters for nitrate transport, or for bicarbonate transport, in bacteria and archaea.), with protein MTQFTSTSNATNDKVNSKFTGFLEINNLSKSYKTADGSGFSVLENINLSIGENEFISVIGHSGCGKSTLLKIVAGLEQQTAGIVTLEGKEIRKPGADRMMVFQHYGLLPWLTVRENIRLAVDEVLQNLNRPEKVSLVNEHLAMVNLTAAADKYPDQISGGMKQRVGIARALALRPKMLLMDEPFGALDALTRGKLQKQVLDIWEKHRQAAMMITHDVDEAIYMSDRIVLMTNGPAATIGEILAVPFAHPRDRQELRESQEYYELRNYALNFLDRYFTQDE; from the coding sequence ATGACTCAATTTACTTCTACATCTAACGCAACCAACGACAAAGTTAACAGTAAATTTACCGGATTTCTGGAAATAAATAACTTGTCCAAGTCGTACAAAACCGCTGATGGTAGTGGATTTAGCGTTTTGGAAAATATCAACTTAAGTATTGGGGAAAACGAATTTATTTCAGTAATCGGTCACTCGGGATGTGGCAAATCGACGCTGCTGAAAATAGTAGCAGGTTTGGAGCAACAAACTGCTGGAATCGTGACCCTCGAAGGCAAGGAAATTCGCAAACCGGGAGCCGATCGCATGATGGTATTCCAGCACTACGGATTGCTGCCTTGGTTAACGGTGCGGGAAAATATTCGGCTGGCAGTTGATGAAGTTTTGCAAAATCTCAACCGCCCGGAGAAAGTTAGCCTTGTCAACGAACACCTAGCAATGGTAAACTTAACAGCAGCAGCAGATAAATATCCCGATCAAATTTCAGGGGGCATGAAACAGCGGGTTGGGATTGCGCGAGCTCTCGCACTTCGCCCGAAGATGTTATTAATGGACGAACCGTTTGGAGCCCTGGATGCTCTGACTCGCGGCAAGTTGCAAAAGCAGGTGCTGGATATTTGGGAAAAGCACAGACAAGCTGCAATGATGATTACCCACGATGTGGACGAGGCAATCTATATGTCCGATCGCATTGTGTTGATGACAAATGGCCCGGCGGCGACAATCGGCGAGATTTTGGCAGTACCGTTTGCCCATCCGCGCGATCGCCAAGAGTTGCGGGAATCTCAGGAATATTACGAACTCCGCAACTACGCTTTGAATTTTCTCGATCGCTACTTTACTCAAGACGAATAA